Proteins found in one Bremerella volcania genomic segment:
- a CDS encoding phytanoyl-CoA dioxygenase family protein, whose protein sequence is MNEFAVSEEEVTWFQADGYLIVRRLFDQAEMDGLLAYARADQDLLGQSHVKVDASGAETRLTVRNDLDESSLYTAIVRSQRVAATMQKLLGDEVYHYHHKMMLKQPKTGGAWEWHQDYGYWYENGCLYPDMGSCMIAVDQATKANGCLQVLRGTHHMGRVNHVKIGDQTGADPQRVEAAIARHELVYCEMSPGDAVFFHSNLLHRSDQNVSENPRWSLICCYNTRHNDPIVTGGRHPNYTPLEIWPDQRVSKAIQAVSATP, encoded by the coding sequence ATGAATGAGTTCGCGGTGAGCGAAGAAGAGGTGACGTGGTTTCAGGCCGATGGCTACCTGATTGTCCGTCGTTTGTTCGACCAGGCAGAAATGGATGGTCTGTTGGCGTATGCCCGGGCTGATCAAGATCTGCTGGGTCAGTCGCATGTGAAGGTCGATGCTTCCGGCGCCGAAACGCGTCTGACGGTTCGCAACGATCTGGACGAGTCTTCGCTCTATACGGCGATCGTCCGAAGCCAGCGTGTGGCGGCGACGATGCAGAAGCTTTTGGGTGACGAGGTCTATCACTACCATCACAAGATGATGCTGAAACAGCCCAAGACAGGCGGGGCCTGGGAGTGGCATCAAGATTACGGCTACTGGTACGAAAACGGATGCTTGTACCCTGACATGGGAAGCTGCATGATCGCCGTCGATCAGGCAACCAAGGCCAACGGCTGCCTGCAGGTACTTCGCGGAACGCATCATATGGGCCGGGTCAATCATGTGAAGATCGGCGATCAGACCGGCGCTGATCCACAGCGGGTCGAGGCGGCGATTGCGCGGCACGAACTGGTTTACTGCGAGATGAGCCCCGGCGATGCCGTCTTCTTTCATAGCAATCTGCTGCATCGATCGGACCAGAATGTTTCCGAGAATCCGCGATGGTCGCTGATCTGCTGCTATAATACGCGGCACAACGATCCGATCGTCACCGGCGGTCGCCACCCCAACTACACTCCTCTGGAAATTTGGCCCGACCAGCGGGTCTCGAAAGCGATCCAGGCCGTCTCGGCTACCCCCTAG